Sequence from the Pecten maximus chromosome 8, xPecMax1.1, whole genome shotgun sequence genome:
TAAGACAATTGTAAGTAAAGTCACCAACATGGAATGATTAGACAATTGTAAGTAAAGTCACCAACATAGAATGATTAGACAATTGTAAGTAAAGTCACCAACATAGAATGATTAGACAATTGTAGGTAAAGTCACCAACATAGAATGATTAGACAATTGTAAGTAAAGTCACCAACATGGAATGATTAGACAATTGTAAGTAAAGTCACAAACATAGAATGATTAGACAATCGTAGGTAAAGTCACCAACAGAGAATGATTAGACAATTGTAAGTAAAGTCACCAACATGGAATGATTAGACAATCGTAAGTAAAGTCACCAACATAGAATGATTAGACAATTGTAAGTAAAGTCACCAAGATAGATAGAATGATTAGACAATTGTAAGTAAAGTCACCAACATAGAATGATTAGACAATTGTAAGTAAAGTCACCAACATAGAATGATTAGACAATTGTAGGTAAAGTCACCAAGATAGATAGAATGATTAGACAATTGTAAGTAAAGTCACCAAGATAGATAGAATGATTAGACAATTGTAAGTAAAGTCACCAACATAGAATTATTAGACAATTGTAAGTAAAGTCACCAACATGGAATGATTAGACAATTGTAAGTAAAGTCACCAACATGGAATGATTAGACAATTGTAAGTAAAGTCCCCAACATAGAATGATTAGACAATTGTAAGTAAAGTCACCAACATAGAATGATTAGACAATTGTAAGTAAAGTCCCCAACATAGAATGATTAGACAATTGTAGGTAAAGTCACCAAGATAGATAGAATGATTAGACAATTGTAAGTAAAGTCACCAAGATAGATAGAATGATTAGACAATTGTAAGTAAAGTCACCAACATAGAATTATTAGGCAATTGTAAGTAAAGTCACTAACATGGAATGATTAGACAATTGTAAGTAAAGTCACCAACATGGAATGATTAGACAATTGTAAGTAAAGTCACCAACATAGAATGATTAGACAATTGTAAGTAAAGTCACCAACATAGAATGATTAGACAATTGTAAGTAAAGTCACCAACATGGAATGATTAGACAATTGTAAGTAAAGTCACCAACATGGAATGATTAGACAATTGTAAGTAAAGTCACCAACATGGAATGATTAGACAATTGTAGGTAAAGTCACCAACATAGAATGATTAGACAATTGTAGGTAAAGTCACCAACATAGAATGATTAGACAATTGTAAGTAAAGTCACCAACATGGAATGATTAGACAATTGTAAGTAAAGTCACCAACATGGAATGATTAGACAATTGTAGGTAAAGTCACCAACATGGAATGATAAGACAATTGTAGGTAAAGTCACCAACATGGAATGATTAGACAATTGTAGGTAAAGTCACCAACATAGAATGATTAGACAATAGTAAGTAAAGTCACCAACATGGAATGATTAGACAATTGTAGGTAAAGTCACCAACATGGAATGATTAGACAATAGTAAGTAAAGTCACCAACACGGAATGATTAGACAATTGTAAGTAAAGTCACCAACATGGAATGATTAGACAATTGTAAGTAAAGTCACCAACATGGAATGATGAATTAGACAATTGTAGGTAAAGTCACCCAGATAGAATGATTAGACAATTGTAAGTAAAGTCACCAACATGGAATGATTAGACAATTGTAAGTAAAGTCACCAACATAGAATGATTAGACAATCATAGGTAAAGTCACCAACATGGAATGATTAGACAATTGTAAGTAAAGTCACCAACATAGAATGATTAGACAATTGTAGGTAAAGTCACCAACATGGAATGATAAGACAATTGTAAGTAAAGTCACCAACATAGAATGATTAGACAATTGTAAGTAAAGTCACCAAGATAGATAGAATGATTAGACAATTGTATGTAAAGTCACCAAGATAGAATGATTAGACAATTGTAAGTAAAGTCACCAACATAGAATGATTAGACAATTGTAAGTAAAGTCACCAACATAGAATGATTAGACAATTGTAAGTAAAGTCACCAACATAGAATGTTTAGACAATTGTAAGTAAAGTCACCAACATAGAATGATTAGACAATCATAGGTAAAGTCACCAACATGGAATGATGAATTAGACAATTGTAGGTAAAGTCACCAAGATAGAATGATTAGACAATTGTAAGTAAAGTCACCAAGATAGAATGATTAGACAATAGTAAGTAAAGTCACCAACATAGAATGATTAGACAATTGTAAGTAAAGTCACCAAGATAGAATGATTAGACAATCGTAAGTAAAGTCACCAACATGGAATGATTAGACAATTGTAGGTAAAGTCACCAACATAGAATGATTAGACAATTGTAGGTAAAGTCACCAACATGGAATGATGAATTAGACAATTGTAGGTAAAGTCACCAAGATAGAATGATTAGACAATAGTAAGTAAAGTCACCAACATAGAATGATTAGACAATTGTAAGTAAAGTCACCAAGATAGAATGATTAGACAATTGTAAGTAAAGTCACCAACATGGAATGATTAGACAAACAGTTGTATAAAAACCCAGATTGTTACTGATAAATGGTGTAATAACCATAATCTTGTTCTGTTGCAGCTCTGATACCAAGAAAAATTCCAACGATGAAAAGGAAGGAAAGCGACCGAAAACAGGAGCTCCAAGATCAACCAGGGAACAGTCATCACAAAGGTCAAAGACACAGCAAATCTATAAAGCAACTCAAGAGATTCCTCCAGCACGATCAAACAAAGAATCGACTAACAAGCCTCCTGTGAAGGCCAATCGCTCTCAAAACAATGGAAAGCAAGGGGTGAACAACAAGACAGAAGTCTCCCCAGCATCTTCATCAACCGAGAGTTCATCTGATAATAACAGACGAGAGGCAGGCAGTAGCTCACACAGAGAGGGAAACGATAGACCAAAATCTCGTCTAGGTCATGCAAGCCCCAAGACCACAGCAGGTAAGGAATGTAAATTTGTCCTAAGTATATGAACTGATTAATAAAATAAAGGACAAAATATTAGTGACGTCAGGCGTCACTAAAGTCAGTTACACCAGGAGTAAGTAGTCAATAGTCAGGTGTCAGTTACACCAGGAGTAAGTAGTCAATAGTCAGGTGTCAGCTACACCAGGAGTAAGTAGTCAATAGTCAGGTGTCAGTTACACCAAGAGTAAGTAGTCTATAGTCAGGTGTCAGTTACACCAGGAGTAAGTAGTCAATAGTCAGGTGTCAGTTACACCAGGAGTAAGCAATCAATAGCCATGTGTCAGTTACACCAGGAGTAAGCAATCAATAGTCAGGTGTCAGCTACACCAGGAGTAAGTAGTCAATAGTCAGGTGTCAGTTACACCAGGAGTAAGTAGTCAATAGTCAGGTGTCAGTTACACCAGGAGTAAGCAATCAATAGTCATGTGTCAGTTACACCAGGAGTAAGCAATCAATAGTCATGTGTCAGTTACACCAGGAGTAAGTAGTCAATAGTCAGGTGTCAGCTACACCAAGAGTAAGTAGTCAATAGTCAGGTGTCAGTTACACCAGGAGTAAGTAGCTAATAGTCAGGTGTCAGTTACACCAGGAACAAGTAGTCAATAGCCAGGTGTCAGTTACACCAGGAGTAAGTAGTCAATAGTCATGTGTCAGTTACACCAGGAGTAAGTAGTCAATAGTCAGGTGTCAGCTACACCAGGAGTAAGTAGTCAATAGTCAGGTGTCAGTTACACCAAGAGTAAGTAGTCTATAGTCAGGTGTCAGTTACACCAGGAGTAAGTAGTCAATAGTCAGGTGTCAGTTACACCAGGAGTAAGCAATCAATAGCCATGTGTCAGTTACACCAGGAGTAAGCAATCAATAGTCAGGTGTCAGCTACACCAGGAGTAAGTAGTCAATAGTCAGGTGTCAGTTACACCAGGAGTAAGTAGTCAATAGTCAGGTGTCAGTTACACCAGGAGTAAGCAATCAATAGTCATGTGTCAGTTACACCAGGAGTAAGCAATCAATAGTCATGTGTCAGTTACACCAGGAGTAAGTAGTCAATAGTCAGGTGTCAGCTACACCAAGAGTAAGTAGTCAATAGTCAGGTGTCAGTTACACCAGGAGTAAGTAGCTAATAGTCAGGTGTCAGTTACACCAGGAACAAGTAGTCAATAGCCAGGTGTCAGTTACACCAGGAGTAAGTAGTCAATAGTCATGTGTCAGTTACACCAGGAGTAAGTAGTCAATAGTCATGTGTCAGTTACACCAGGAGTAAGTAGTCAATAGTCAGGTGTCAGTTACACCAGGAGTAAGCAATCAATAGTCATGTGTCAGTTACACCAGGAGTAAGTAGTCAATAGTCAGGTGTCAGTTACATCAGGAGTAAGTAGTCAATAGTCAGGTGTCAGTTACACCATGCAGGACTAAGTAGTCAATAGTCAGGTGTCAGTTACACCAGGAGTAAGTAGCCAATAGTCAGGTGTCAGTTACACCAGGAGTAAGTAGTCAATAGTCAGGTGTCAGTTACACCAGGAGTAAGTTGTCAAAAGTCAGGTGTCAGCTACACCAGGAACAAGTAGTCAATAGTCAGGTGTCAGTTAAACTAGAAGTCGTTGTCAATAGTCAGGTGTCAGCTACACCAGGAACAAGAAGTCAATAGTCAGGTGTCAGTTAAACTAGAAGTCGTTGTCAATAGTCAGGTGTCAGCTACACCAGGAACAAGTAGTCAATAGTCAGGTGTCAGCTACACCAGGAACAAGAAGTCAATAGTCAGGTGTCAGTTACACCATGCAGGAGTAAGTAGTCAATAGTCAGGTGTCGGTTAAACTAGAAGTCGTTGTCAATAGTCAGGTGTCAGTTAAACTAGAAGTCGTTGTCAATAGTCAGGTGTCAGCTACACCAGGAACAAGAAGTCAATAGTCAGGTGTCAGTTACACCAGGAACAAGTAGTCAATAGTCAGGTGTCGGTTAAACTAGAAGTCGTTGTCAATAGTCAGGTGTAAGTAAAGTCCGGTGTAAGTAAAGTCCGGCATCAGATAAGTCATGTGCTGGTTTAACCAGGAGTCAGATGTCAGTTAAGACAGCTGTCTGTCAATAAGACGTCAGTAAAATTAAGTATCAGTCAAGGCAGGTATCAGTATAACCAggagtcagtcagtcagtcagtcaggtGTTGGTAAATTCAGGTAATGATTCAATTGTCACTAGTTTTTAGACCAGTAATATTTTATCCTTTCTATTTTTCTCACAGCTGAACAGAAGAGATCAGACTCAGAAAGCAGTGGAAAAGATAATGGAACTGACACAAGCACCACCTACCAGAAAGTTCCACCTTCGTCTCCAAGAGATGAGCAATCGCAGAGTAATGGTACTTCTTCATATGAAAATAAGCGGCTTACACCTGTATTAGAAAATCAAACAAGTTCTGAACAAAATGAAAGTAGTGATAGTTCAAATGTCAGAAAAGACGACAGCAATATATCATCTGACGAAAGTCAGGGTCAACAAAGGTCATCATCTGAAGAAAGCAAAGGTCAGGAAAGATCATCAGATGACAGCAGGGGTCAGCAAAGGTCATCAGATGATGATCAAGGTCAACAAAGATCAACAGATGATGACAGCAAGGGTCAACAGATGTCATCAGATGATAGTCAGGGTCAACAAAGATCAACAGATGATGACAGCAAGGGTCAACAGAGGTCATCAGATGACAGTCAAGGTCAACAAAGATCAATGGATGATAGCAGCAAGGGTCAACAGAGGTCATCAGATGATAGTGAAAGTCAACAAAGGTCTTTAACCGATGAAGAGAAAAGTCAGTTAAAGTCCTCAAATGAGGAGAGTACTGGTCAGGATGTGTCGGTCACTGAAGATTACAGCCGAGATGATGACCACAACACGAAGTCTGACTACACAACCTCTGAGGAAACCCAGCCAACAAAGTCTACAACAGAAAACACCTACACGTCTCAAACAACACAGGACAAATCTGACGCCCACACCAGCTCTGCTACACAGGGTTATTCACCTCGTGACAACACCGAGAGTACTAATGATGACACGTACACTATGACGTACGACAGTTCTGCCACCAACCAGCCAACAGATAATACAACATCAGATATCCGAAATCTCAGCACTGAGAAGTCCAGCTCAGCTGAGGACAAAACCACCACAAATTATACTGATGACAGTAAGGTGCAACCTAGACGTGATTCCCTAGAACTTGATGATGTAGATGAACCAAGACGTGTTAACAAGGATGTAGATCAAATAGAATACTGAGTGTCTATATtactaaaacaattaaaaaattattGTCCAGTTCATACACTGGAAACTTAATTTTAACAATGACTTTAATTACACACTGATGACATTCCTATTGTAGTTATCAATGACAGATTGGCAGAGTTCTACACcattaataaatgtttaaatttgtcTATAAATAACATCCTCATTACAACATGACAGGAACTGAGTGAAAACAGTATAATATTACCTCTGGTAAAGTTGATACTGTATCAGCATTTTACCTGTGGTAAAGTTGATTCTGTatcagtattttacctgtggtAAAGTTGATTCTGTatcagtattttacctgtggtAAAGTTGATTCTGTatcagtattttacctgtggtAAAGTTGATTCTGTatcagtattttacctgtggtAAAGttgatactgtatcagtatTTTCCCTGTGGTAAAGTTGATACTGTTTCAGTATTTACCTGTGGTAAAGTTGATactgtatcaatattttacctgtggTATAGttgatactgtatcagtatatcaCCTGTGGTAAAGttgatactgtatcagtatTTTCTGTTCAGTGATTGAATGTTTAGTAATGTACATTTCCCCAATCCCATTTCAATGTTGATTTTGTCTTTGTATATTACTCAGAATGTTTGGTTAGGGATACGTTTTGAAATATATCTGTCATTCATTTATACCCAGGTGTCAAACAATATCCTAAGACTTGTATATTAGCCCTATATGTATATCAGTACCTGCAGCAACCTTAAGTTAATAGCTATGTAAAAAGTTTGTGCGAGTATCTTACAAGTATACTGTTCTTAAGTGAACAGATCTGCCTAGTTATTATAGACGGCCTGGCAGCTGTATCTTGGATGGTAGTATCTGCCTGCCAGCTGTACCTTGGATGGTAGTATCGGCCTGCCAGCTGTATCTTGGATGGTAGTATCGGCTTGGCAGCTGTATCTTGGATGGTAGTATCGGACTGACAGCTGTACCTTGGATGGTAGTATCGGCCTGCCAGCTGTACCTTGGATGGTAGTATCGGCTTGGCAGCTGTATCTTGGATGGTAGTATCGGCTTGGCAGCTGTATCTTGGATGGTAGTATCGGCTTGGCAGCTGTACCTTGGATGGTAGTATCGGCTTGGCAGCTGTACCTTGGATGGTAGTATCGGCCTGCCAGCTGTACCTTGGATGGTAGTATCGGCTTGGCAGCTGTATCTCGGATAGTAGTATCGGCCTGCCAGCTGTACCTTGGATGGTAGTATCGGCTTGGCAGCTGTATCTTGGATGGTAGTATCTGCCTGCCAGCTGTACCTTGGATGGTAGTATCGGCCTGCCAGCTGTACCTTGGATGGTAGTATCGGCCTGCCAGCTGTACCTTGGATGGTAGTATCGGCTTGGCAGCTGTACCTTGGATGGTAGTATCGGCTTGGCAGCTGTATCTTGGATGGTAGTATCGGCCTGCCAGCTGTATCTTGGATGGTAGTGTCGGACGGTCAGCTGTACCTTGGATGGTAGTATCGGCCTGCCAGCTGTACCTTGGATGGTAGTATCGGCTTGGCAGCTGTACCTTGGATGGTAGTATCGGCTTGGCAGCTGTATCTTGGATGGTAGTATCGGCCTGCCAGCTGTACCTTGGATGGTAGTATCTGCCTGCCAGCTGTATCTTGGATGGTAGTATCGGCCTGCCAGCTGTACCTTGGATGGTAGTATCGGCCTGCCAGCTGTATCTTGGATGGTAGTATCGGACTGTCAGCTGTACCTTGGATGGTAGTATCGGCCTGCCAGCTGTACCTTGGATGGTAGTATCGGCCTGCCAGCTGTATCTCGGATGGTAGTATCGGCCTGGCAGCT
This genomic interval carries:
- the LOC117333499 gene encoding dentin sialophosphoprotein-like; this translates as MTSLYPGTLFCTPGLNRRSTPSKAGTTSEELAKRYRRLPYNGRPWPAPSPVAGVYDISNSSTQLIMMNNKVRKKSKLRGYNDANEESDRIPNPDRHLRTSSPVNKEFHTKCLNSQSPRYTPSVCSDLEWNSQRSQAKFYDGSPVNPKRHTSCRVPTDPTAFQIGMLTESPRRSSSRLSLPARFQSSPLLTHPELKPGERAYLTHIARIYSAGQMMKLKQAQYNQLLFKEMEKGLYGRDEVERYGRFINMGKDRQYQMLRPTTGFRRVMSAPPQKYHMYDSNTYSNNDDSFSTEKSSDTKKNSNDEKEGKRPKTGAPRSTREQSSQRSKTQQIYKATQEIPPARSNKESTNKPPVKANRSQNNGKQGVNNKTEVSPASSSTESSSDNNRREAGSSSHREGNDRPKSRLGHASPKTTAAEQKRSDSESSGKDNGTDTSTTYQKVPPSSPRDEQSQSNGTSSYENKRLTPVLENQTSSEQNESSDSSNVRKDDSNISSDESQGQQRSSSEESKGQERSSDDSRGQQRSSDDDQGQQRSTDDDSKGQQMSSDDSQGQQRSTDDDSKGQQRSSDDSQGQQRSMDDSSKGQQRSSDDSESQQRSLTDEEKSQLKSSNEESTGQDVSVTEDYSRDDDHNTKSDYTTSEETQPTKSTTENTYTSQTTQDKSDAHTSSATQGYSPRDNTESTNDDTYTMTYDSSATNQPTDNTTSDIRNLSTEKSSSAEDKTTTNYTDDSKVQPRRDSLELDDVDEPRRVNKDVDQIEY